In Rhodopirellula sp. P2, the DNA window CTTGCCGAACAGCAAGCCGTCGCTGACTTACTTGTCACGAATGACGAAGCCTGCACGTCGGTGGCGATCGGTTTAGCCTCAATGGAATCGTCGCTGACGCAACTGGACCAATCCATCCTCTCGAAAGCGTTCCGAGGCGAGTTGGTCCCGCAGGACCCGCGCGACGAACCGGCCTCCGAACTCCTCGCCCGCATCCGCCATCAGCGGGAAAACGCGGCTGAAACAAGAAAAACGAACAGAAAAACAAAGACCACTAGAACCAGAACCACCAAGAGGAAGGCGGCAATGCCGAAAAGCCGATTTGACGACGATGTAAAAAACCAACCATACCTCGCGACTTTCCTGAAGGAATCAACAAAGAAGTTGACACCGGAAGAGCTCTTCGACGCGGCAGATCTACCTATCACGGACTTCTACAAACAACTCGCTTGGGAAATTGAAAACGGCCACATTTCCGATGATGCCAAAAAGCTGGAGGCGTTGTAATGCGATTGGATCGCGTCTACATCGACGGTTTCAAGAACCTGAAGGAGGTAAACGTCGATTTCGACAAGAATCAGCTCACGACGGTGGTGATAGGCCAAAACGGTGCCGGTAAATCAAATCTGATTGAGGCGATCGTCGAGGTGTTTCGGTCCGTCGATCTCAAGGAAAAGACGTACGTTCCTAAGTTCGTCTATGACATTGACTACCGCATCAACGGACAAAGCATCCGCCTATCTAACAAAGGCGGCAAGCAGACGATCTTTGCTGGCAAGAGCGTCGAATCGCTGAAGCCGCTGTCACGAAAAGCGTTCGACAACGACAAAGCCAACTATTTTCCTGATCTCGTTTTCGGTTACTACTCCGGTGGCAGTCGTCGGCTGGAAAGTCTCTTTGATCGACACCAACGAAAGTACTACGACGCGATCAAGTTGAATGATGACTTGGATGAATGCCGCGAAGCGCTCGTCAACCGGCGCCTGTTTTATTGTCGTCCGATTCACGGCGTCTTCGCATTGCTCGCTTTCTACGCCTACCCCGCTCCGGCAGTGGCGAACCTGCTCACGAAGAAGCTGGGAATCACGCAATTTGATTCCGTACTGGCGGTCTTTCGAAAGCCATGGTTTGCCAAAGGGGCAAAGAACGATGCGTTGAACGACGCTCCGAATTTGTGGGGAGCGAAGGGGCCTGCCGGTTGGTGCGGACGCAGGTTCCGCGACTTGGCCCTTCACCCGCTCGCCTTGATGGATCGTCCCATCGACGACTATCGAGATAAGGGCACAGATGAACCACAGTTCGCAGCCTTTTTTCGCGATGCCGGACCACTCAAGGAACTGGCCAACCAGTACGAAGACGATCGCGACTTCTTTGCTGCGATCGAAGCGATGGACATCTCCGATCTTATTCGCGATGTGCATTTGTGGGTAGATCGCACGAACAACGACACGGGCGATGTAAGTTTCAATGACCTCTCCGATGGTGAACGTCAATTGCTAATGGTGCTGGGATTGATTCGCGTATCCCGCGGGCGAAACGCCCTGTTCTTGCTCGATGAACCAGACACTCATCTCAATCCGCATTGGCAATTGACCTACCTCGACTTAATTCAGGAATGGACGGAAGTTGCTTCCGACGAATCCGATTGCCATATCATCCTGACGTCACACAATCCGCTGACAATTGCAGCCCTCAATCGCGAGGAAGTTCGAGTAATGACCCAGCGAGAAAACGGCACAACAACGGCACAAGCTCCATATACGCACCCTCGCGGCTTAGGCTTCACCGCAACACTGACAGAAATTTTTGGCTTGGAATCAACGCTCGACCCAGCCACTCAAGAAGACATCGACACGCGAAACAGCCTGGCTGCGATTGACAAGCGGACGAAGGGGCAGGAAGAGAGACTCATCGAGATCAATGACGAGCTCAACCGACGAGGTTTCATGTTTGAG includes these proteins:
- a CDS encoding AAA family ATPase, whose product is MRLDRVYIDGFKNLKEVNVDFDKNQLTTVVIGQNGAGKSNLIEAIVEVFRSVDLKEKTYVPKFVYDIDYRINGQSIRLSNKGGKQTIFAGKSVESLKPLSRKAFDNDKANYFPDLVFGYYSGGSRRLESLFDRHQRKYYDAIKLNDDLDECREALVNRRLFYCRPIHGVFALLAFYAYPAPAVANLLTKKLGITQFDSVLAVFRKPWFAKGAKNDALNDAPNLWGAKGPAGWCGRRFRDLALHPLALMDRPIDDYRDKGTDEPQFAAFFRDAGPLKELANQYEDDRDFFAAIEAMDISDLIRDVHLWVDRTNNDTGDVSFNDLSDGERQLLMVLGLIRVSRGRNALFLLDEPDTHLNPHWQLTYLDLIQEWTEVASDESDCHIILTSHNPLTIAALNREEVRVMTQRENGTTTAQAPYTHPRGLGFTATLTEIFGLESTLDPATQEDIDTRNSLAAIDKRTKGQEERLIEINDELNRRGFMFEDREPLYNDFLKSWHDVQYANRPPMTPDQLKTRREAMNDLIKKLIAEKAEDES